A stretch of DNA from Mycobacterium senriense:
TCTGCACCCCCGGGCGCGCAGCTACACCGTGGCCGAATGCCTGGATCTGGTCGCCGCCGCCGGACTCGCGTTCCAGGGATGGTTCCACAAATCGCCGTACTACTCCCACGAGATGCTCACGCCGGCGAGCGGATTCCAGTCGGCGCTTAACCAATTGCCCGACGCCGAACTGTGGTCCGTGATGGAGCGCCTGCAACCGGCGAACGCCACCCATTTCTTTCTGGCCTGCCATCCCGAGCGCCCCAGGGGGCAGTACACCATCGATTTCGCGTCACCGGCCTCGTTCGATTACGTGCCGCTGCTGCGCACGGCGTGTTTTTTGTCCGGCGACCAAATCCATTGGCCGGGCGGGAAGCAGAAGCTCAATCCGGCCCAGTTGCCCTTCGTGCAACACGTGGACGGCCGGCGCACGATCGCCGAGATCATCGAATGCGTGGCCCAGGTTGGTGGTGTCCCCGACGAGCACCGGGCCCTGCTGCGAGAGTTCGGCCACAAGCTGTTCCAGGGCTTGTGGCGGCTGGACTTTCTGGCCATGGCGTTGCATGCCGACCCAGCCGGATAGCCGGCCCCCGGTCGGCTACATTCGCGACGGGCCCCCATAGCCCAATTGGCAGAGGCAGCGGACTTAAAATCCGTACAGTGTCGGTTCGAGTCCGACTGGGGGCACAGTGTTTATCCTGCTAGGAGGCATATCTGCCTCGAACGTGTGGGTGGTCGTCGCCGTCAAGACTCTCCGCGTCAGCAACGCGTCAGCAGTCAGTTGACTTGTGACGTCACGCGCGGCGCCAGCTTCCCAAACTTGTCTCCTGAACGCGACAGCATAATGTGCTGCCAACCATTCAAATTGCAGTCGCGCGTGGTGCTGTCACGATACTGTTTCGGCTATCGACCTGACGTTCGCACGGCCGAAAATAGCCCTGTTTTCTGACGAAGTGTCGTCCTCGATGCCGGCCACCGCCATCGTGCGCGTGGACCAACAGTTTGGGCGCGCCGCCGACGGGCCCGCAATCCGTCATCCATACACTGACCCAGCATGGGCATGCTGTTCGGCCTCGCGCCGTGGATCGTGTATTGGGTACTCGTCGGCAACGTTCCGTTCGCCGCGGCCGTGCTGGTCGCGTTGGCGATCGCCGCCGCCGGCCTGGGCCTGGGAGGCGCGGTCGGCAGGAAGTGGCAGTTCTTCGATTTTGCTTCCGTCGCAGTGCTTTTGATTCTCGCCGTGCTGTCCTTCACGCTCGGTGACTCATTCCTCGAGCGGTGGATACTGCCGCTGAGCAACGCCGGGATCTTCCTGGTGACGCTGATCGGGATGCTGGTCGGCAAGCCCTTCGTGGCCGAGTTCGCCGCGGCGGAACAAGCCGCCGACGTCGTCAAAACCGAGCTATTCGGCCGGGTCGTCAAGATCCTGAGCTGGCTGTGGATCGCGACGTTCGCCGGGATGACGGTGTCGTCGGTGATCCCGTCGATCCTGGAGGGTCCCGGCGGGCCCGCCGGGACCACCGCCGCCCTGATGCTGGACACGAAGACGCCACTGTCGTTTCTCTGCTACTGGATCATTCCGTTCGGACTGCTGGGGCTCACAGCGGTCGCGTCGCGACTGCTGCCCGAGCGGATGCTGGCCGGCATCGACGACGTCGCGCGGGAAACCTCGTTCGTTGCCTACGACGAAGCCACCATCGACGAGCTCTACTTTTTGGCCACCGAACACGCCAACCGCGAGGTCGGCCCCGGCAAGGAGGCGTACGCCGTCAAGGTCGGCGGGATGGGAACTCCGTTGACCGGAGACGAGTCCCGCAAGTCGTGGCCCTCGACCTACAAGGTGCGAGACAAGCGGCACTGAGCCTTCAGCGCGATTCGGCTACGTTGGTTCTCGGCGGAGCGGCCCCCAAACCTGCCGCAGCGCTCCGCATCCGGGTGGCCACAACCGGAATGCCCACCGGAGCGGAGAAAGGGAGTCGCGATGAACGCACCCAGCGCAGACGCCATCCGCGCAGAAACCATCACCATCACCGGCCACGGCGGCGACGAGATCGAGGCCTACCAGGCCGTGCCGCTCGCGCCGGCCTCGCGGGGCGGCGTCGTGTGGATCCACCACATGCCCGGGTACGACCGGGAGACCAAGGAGTTCGTCCGCCGGCTCGCGGTCAGCGGCTACAACGCCGTGGCGCCGAACCTCTACTCGCGCGAAGCCCCGGGTGCCGCGCCCGATGACGCGGCCGCCGCGGCGCGCGCCGCGGGCGGGGTGCCCGACGAACGATTGGTCGGCGACGTCGCGGGCGCGGTGGAGCACCTGCGCGCGTTGGACGGCGCCAACGGCAAGTTCGGTGTCATCGGGCACTGCTCGGGCGGACGGCACGCCTACCTGGCGGCGTGCTCGCTGCCGTTCGATGCGGCGGTGGACTGCTACGGCGCCTTCATCGTCGAGAACCCGCCCGAGGGCATGCCCAAGGCCATGAAGCCGATCCTGGACCTCGCCGCCAACCTCAGCTGTCCGCTGCTGGGCCTGTTCGGGCTCGACGACCGGTTTCCCGCGCCCGCCGCGGTGGCCACCCTGGACGCCGAACTGAACAGGCTGGACAAGCAGCACGAGTTCCACTCCTACGAGGGCGCGGGCCATTCGTTCTTCTCCGTCGACCGCCCGGCATACCGGCCGGAGGCCGCGGTGGACGGCTGGCGGCGCATCGACGACTTCTTCGCCACCTACCTGAAGGGCTAGGCATCTCCCATGTGCACCTATCTCACCGAACATGTCGAGATTGACGGCAGCGGCAAGGGCGCGACGGGATGGTTCGGCGCCGACCGCGCGACGGTGTATGTCGACCACCCCGTCCACGCGCCCTACGGCCACACCGTCAACATCGACGTGATCAACCCCCAGCTCGGCCCGTCGGCGCGGGTGGCCCTGGAACTGACCGAGGAAAGCGCGCTCGCGCTGGCCGACGCCATCCGCAAGGCCATCGGTCACGCCCCGGCCGGACTGGCCTCCAAGGACCAGTAGGTCAGCTATGACCACCGACACCGGCTACCCGCAGATGGCCGCCGCGCGCGGCAGGATCGAACCCGCGCCGCGGCGGGTCCGTGGTTATCTCGGCGACGCGCTGGTCTTCGACACCACCGCCGCCCGGTACGTGTGGGAAGTTCCGTACTACCCGCAGTACTACATCCCGCTCGACGACGTCCGGTCCGAGTTCCTGCACGACGAAAACCACGCCCAGAAGGTGCAATTCGGTGCGTCGCGGCTCTACTCCCTGGTGGGCGCCGGCCAAAAGCATGAGTCCGCCGCGCGGGTATTCGACGCCGACGGGGACGGCCCGCTGGCCGGGACAGTGCGGTTCGAGTGGAATCCGTTGCGCTGGTTCGAAGAAGACGAGCCGATCTACTGCCACCCGCGCAATCCGTATTCGCGGGTCGACGCCCTACGCTCGCATCGGCATGTGCGCGTCGAGCTCGGCGGAATTATCTTGGCCGACACAAGGACTCCCGTTTTGCTGTTCGAAACAGGTTTGCCGACAAGGTATTACATCGATGCGACCGATGTCGCCTTCGAGCACCTGGAATCCAGCCCCACGCAAACGTTGTGTCCGTACAAGGGGGTTACCTCAGGTTATTGGTCGGTGCGTGTGGGTGACGCCGTGCACGAGGACCTGGCATGGACCTACCACTATCCGCTTCCGGCGGTCGGTCAAATCGCCGGTCTGATCGCTTTCTACAACGAGAAAGTCGACATCACCGTCGACGGGGTCGGGCTGGAGAGACCGCAGACGCAGTTCAGCTAGCCGCACCGCATTCCGAAATAAATTCTTAAGCTCGCGCACATACGGGCGAAACATTGCCATTCGACGCTTCACCCATCTACGGCGTCACTTCGCACCGCGGCTGATTTCAAAAGGCCTACCGGCCCGAATTGGGGTGTGTCTGAACCATGTTGCCTTATCCAGATTGGGTTAATCCCGGGGACAACGCCTGGCAGTTGGTGGCGGCGACTCTGGTCGG
This window harbors:
- a CDS encoding dienelactone hydrolase family protein; translated protein: MNAPSADAIRAETITITGHGGDEIEAYQAVPLAPASRGGVVWIHHMPGYDRETKEFVRRLAVSGYNAVAPNLYSREAPGAAPDDAAAAARAAGGVPDERLVGDVAGAVEHLRALDGANGKFGVIGHCSGGRHAYLAACSLPFDAAVDCYGAFIVENPPEGMPKAMKPILDLAANLSCPLLGLFGLDDRFPAPAAVATLDAELNRLDKQHEFHSYEGAGHSFFSVDRPAYRPEAAVDGWRRIDDFFATYLKG
- a CDS encoding DUF6295 family protein; this encodes MCTYLTEHVEIDGSGKGATGWFGADRATVYVDHPVHAPYGHTVNIDVINPQLGPSARVALELTEESALALADAIRKAIGHAPAGLASKDQ
- a CDS encoding DUF427 domain-containing protein — encoded protein: MTTDTGYPQMAAARGRIEPAPRRVRGYLGDALVFDTTAARYVWEVPYYPQYYIPLDDVRSEFLHDENHAQKVQFGASRLYSLVGAGQKHESAARVFDADGDGPLAGTVRFEWNPLRWFEEDEPIYCHPRNPYSRVDALRSHRHVRVELGGIILADTRTPVLLFETGLPTRYYIDATDVAFEHLESSPTQTLCPYKGVTSGYWSVRVGDAVHEDLAWTYHYPLPAVGQIAGLIAFYNEKVDITVDGVGLERPQTQFS